In Hevea brasiliensis isolate MT/VB/25A 57/8 chromosome 13, ASM3005281v1, whole genome shotgun sequence, a single genomic region encodes these proteins:
- the LOC131172222 gene encoding uncharacterized protein LOC131172222: MSIPSFATLYWDGEIIMNDEGYEYYGGSSTVITIGKRMDFGTLGMKIVRGINLKGGHEFISKILFRQPIEKNGSFKWDCMGLTNDDDVNIMFNYIDEIGGMSSIELYIEIFRPSANVVDEAGPSNNCYTEALKCTDDFESASNDYCPDDDEDDAESDEEWIDSDDWDMNEDGGHHNELVVDLPFYYNTHVANPIMPLVPPSPYSEIDFSLLMVDPWSTPQCSSMWDPLKEFELGMIFSSREDVQKAAKEYHLHRHHEFCNEETKSRTYAIRCKDTTSNCKWRLRASRGKGSDIWKITRYNGPHTCVNPSLSQDHKQLDSKFISDFILAIVREQPNVKIRALQSEIKDKIGYMPSYRKTWKARHDAIIKIFGDWDESYGRLRQFMLALCKQNPESMFLIEDDPFFVNNILDPAYRVFDRMFWAYKQTIEGFKNCRPVIFIDSTFLYGKYKGCLFCATTLDGNNHIFPIAWAIVDSENTRNWDWFMSCLRVFVTDRNGICVISNRHIAIKKAMNQDWWQPPAGHHRYCLRHIISNYNTKFKNTNMKEALRKAAQKLEKKNFYEAVNTIKNEHPDTFEWATKIPLEKWTHSHDGGKRYGSMTTNTVESVNGILKGIRALPITAMVEKIFFQCVDYFDTRCTTLLWKARSETKHVIKLDERQCTCKKFEEICIPCSHVIAACQAMSINYEQYVSNYYTLEQTLKCYEWQFHALGHPDDWPTDNYPVLLPDPTQKRSKGRPISSRKKNEMDWSVNHYNIMARIMRTPKRIVNQQQRARVHGLIKNLINLPMEVTPSTTGNYLLCIVKHMIRVNGLIQQIIWEGELLTDKPRYLALRSAFSCIYDKGILDRVWQKLEANRTPSYLLLIKGFAKEYASWVATRTMCRSSGIKIRDSHKHTLLKPMLPKINYTLDKDLYDELIRSCPVNQIVRVT, encoded by the exons ATGTCAATTCCAAGTTTTGCTACTTTATATTGGGATGGAGAAATCATTATGAATGATGAAGGCTATGAATATTATGGGGGTTCATCAACCGTCATTACTATTGGTAAACGTATGGATTTTGGtactttaggaatgaaaattgtcCGTGGAATTAATCTTAAAGGTGGACATGAATTTATATCGAAAATCTTATTCAGACAACCCATTGAAAAAAATGGCTCATTTAAATGGGATTGCATGGGTTTGACAAACGATGACGATGTGAATATTATGTTTAATtacattgatgaaattggagGTATGTCATCGATTGAATTATATATTGAAATTTTTCGACCATCTGCAAATGTTGTTGATGAAGCGGGCCCATCAAATAATTGTTACACTGAAGCACTGAAGTGTACGGATGATTTTGAATCCGCTAGCAATGATTATTGTCCTGATGATGATGAGGATGATGCGGAGTCTGATGAAGAATGGATTGATAGTGATGACTGGGACATGAATGAGGATGGTGGTCATCATAATGAGTTAGTAGTAGATTTGCCTTTTTACTATAATACTCATGTTGCAAACCCAATAATGCCGCTTGTCCCTCCTTCGCCTTATAGTGAAATAGATTTTTCATTGCTAATGGTTGATCCATGGTCAACACCACAGTGTAGTTCAATGTGGGATCCATTAAAAGAGTTTGAATTAGGAATGATATTCTCATCTAGAGAGGATGTCCAAAAAGCTGCCAAAGAATATCATTTACATAGGCACCATGAGTTTTGTAATGAGGAGACAAAGAGTAGAACATATGCCATCAGGTGCAAAGACACAACGAGCAATTGTAAGTGGAGATTGCGTGCCTCACGAGGGAAAGGAAGTGATATATGGAAAATTACGCGAtataatggaccacatacatgtgTTAATCCATCACTGTCACAAGATCATAAGCAATTGGATAGCAAATTTATATCTGATTTCATTCTCGCCATTGTACGTGAACAACCCAATGTGAAGATAAGAGCGTTACAGTCTGAAATAAAAGATAAGATTGGATATATGCCAAGTTATCGAAAGACCTGGAAGGCTAGGCACGATGCAATTATTAAGATCTTTGGTGATTGGGACGAATCTTACGGAAGGTTGCGACAATTTATGCTTGCTTTGTGCAAACAGAACCCTGAAAGTATGTTCTTGATTGAAGATGATCCTTTTTTTGTTAATAATATATTAGATCCTGCTTATCGGGTTTTCGATAGAATGTTTTGGGCATATAAACAAACAATAGAAGGATTCAAGAACTGTCGACCGGTTATATTCATAGACTCAACTTTTTTATATGGAAAGTACAAAGGATGTTTATTTTGTGCAACAACACTTGATGGTAATAACCATATTTTCCCAATTGCGTGGGCAATAGTCGACAGTGAAAATACAAGGAACTGGGATTGGTTTATGTCTTGTTTGAGGGTGTTTGTGACAGATCGTAATGGAATATGTGTTATATCAAATAGACATATTGCCATAAAAAAGGCAATGAATCAAGATTGGTGGCAACCTCCTGCTGGGCATCATCGATACTGCTTAAGACATATCATCAGCAATTACAACACAAAGTTTAAGAATACTAATATGAAAGAAGCTCTCCGAAAGGCAG cacaaaaattggaaaaaaaaaatttttatgaggCCGTGAACACAATCAAGAATGAGCATCCTGATACATTTGAATGGGCTACAAAGATACCTTTGGAAAAATGGACACATTCTCATGATGGAGGGAAACGTTATGGCTCCATGACAACTAATACTGTTGAGTCTGTTAATGGAATACTCAAAGGGATCCGTGCTTTACCCATAACTGCAATGgtagaaaaaatatttttccagTGTGTTGATTATTTTGACACACGCTGCACGACCCTCC TTTGGAAGGCAAGATCTGAAACGAAGCATGTGATCAAACTTGATGAAAGGCAATGCACATGCAAGAAGTTTGAAGAAATATGCATTCCATGTTCTCATGTGATTGCCGCATGCCAAGCAATGTCAATTAATTATGAGCAATACGTTTCAAATTATTACACATTGGAGCAAACACTTAAGTGCTATGAGTGGCAGTTTCATGCCCTTGGACATCCTGATGATTGGCCAACAGATAATTATCCAGTTCTTCTACCTGACCCAACCCAGAAAAGGTCTAAAGGACGACCAATTTCGTCAAGGAAGAAGAATGAAATGGATTGGAGTGTAAATCATT ATAATATAATGGCTCGTATAATGCGCACTCCAAAAAGGATTGTCAATCAACAACAAAGAGCAAGGGTACATGGACTAATTAAGAATTTGATTAATCTACCAATGGAAGTAACACCCTCAACTACAGGGAATTACCTACTCTGCATTGTTAAGCATATGATAAGGGTCAACGGGCTCATTCAACAAATCATATGGGAAGGAGAGCTATTAACAGATAAACCTAGATATTTGGCTTTAAGGTCAGCTTTTAGCTGTATCTACGACAAGGGTATACTTGACCGCGTATGGCAAAAATTAGAAGCTAACCGTACCCCATCATATTTACTGCTAATTAAGGGATtcgcaaaagaatatgctagttgGGTCGCTACGCGGACAATGTGTCGGTCAAGTGGTATAAAAATTCGTGATAGTCACAAACATACTCTGTTGAAGCCCATGTTACCTAAAATCAACTACACATTGGACAAAGACCTTTATGATGAGCTAATTAGATCATGTCCTGTGAATCAAATAGTCAGGGTGACCTAA